From Selenomonas sp. AB3002, one genomic window encodes:
- a CDS encoding PTS transporter subunit EIIC: protein MEKMFANLQRIGRALMLPIAVLPAAALLLRFGAPDVLDIPFVTRAGGAVFDNLALLFSIGIAVGLAKDSNGAAGLAGCIGYLILTTALTALDATLNMSVFAGIISGIEGGILYNRFHTVKLPEFLGAFSGSRFVPIVTAGVSILLAAIFGVIWGPCQEVIRAVGEWIAGAGVFGTFTYGVLNRLLIPVGLHHIIGSYIGYMFGEYTNPVSGVVVTGDINRFFAGDPTAGMFMAGFYPMMMFGLPAVALALYHAAKPENRPKIGGMLASVAFTSFLTGITEPIEFLFMFVAPSLYVIHALLTGLSLAVTYSLGVLDAGAFSPGFIDYVLSWGLATKPWLIIPIGLGIGAVYYVVFSWMIRRFDIPTVGRCDEGIEASADAEKLSDFSKQILTALGGTANLAEVSNCITRLRIVVIDSAKVDQQALKSIPGVKGIIGKDKAVQVVIGLQAEHIANEIKEEMKR, encoded by the coding sequence ATGGAAAAAATGTTTGCAAACTTGCAGCGCATCGGCAGGGCGTTGATGCTGCCGATTGCGGTACTTCCCGCTGCGGCCCTGCTGCTTCGGTTCGGTGCGCCGGATGTCCTTGATATCCCCTTTGTCACCAGGGCCGGCGGCGCGGTCTTTGATAACCTTGCGCTGCTCTTCTCCATCGGCATTGCCGTGGGGCTTGCCAAGGACAGCAATGGCGCGGCAGGTCTTGCGGGCTGCATCGGCTATCTCATCCTGACCACGGCACTCACGGCCCTTGATGCGACTCTTAACATGAGTGTGTTTGCTGGTATTATCAGCGGCATTGAGGGGGGCATTTTGTATAACCGCTTCCATACCGTAAAATTGCCGGAGTTTCTGGGGGCGTTTTCCGGCAGCAGGTTTGTGCCTATTGTGACGGCGGGTGTATCCATCCTGCTTGCGGCGATTTTCGGCGTTATCTGGGGGCCGTGTCAGGAGGTTATCCGTGCTGTCGGCGAATGGATTGCTGGTGCCGGGGTATTCGGCACGTTTACCTACGGCGTATTGAACCGGCTGCTCATTCCCGTGGGGCTCCATCATATCATCGGCAGCTATATCGGGTATATGTTCGGCGAATACACCAACCCGGTTTCAGGGGTGGTGGTGACGGGGGATATCAATCGCTTCTTTGCCGGCGATCCTACGGCGGGCATGTTCATGGCGGGCTTTTACCCCATGATGATGTTCGGTTTGCCGGCGGTGGCTCTTGCTTTGTATCACGCAGCCAAGCCGGAAAACCGTCCAAAGATTGGCGGCATGCTCGCCTCGGTGGCCTTCACCTCCTTTTTGACCGGGATTACTGAGCCCATTGAATTTTTGTTTATGTTCGTGGCTCCTTCCCTCTACGTCATACATGCCCTGCTTACCGGCCTGTCCCTGGCAGTCACCTACTCCCTGGGAGTCCTGGATGCAGGAGCTTTTTCACCGGGCTTCATAGACTATGTCCTTAGCTGGGGCCTGGCTACGAAGCCTTGGCTGATTATCCCCATCGGGCTTGGTATTGGCGCAGTGTATTATGTGGTATTCAGCTGGATGATTCGTCGCTTTGATATACCTACTGTCGGACGCTGTGATGAAGGCATAGAGGCAAGCGCTGACGCTGAAAAGCTCAGTGATTTCTCTAAACAAATTCTGACTGCTCTCGGAGGCACAGCCAATCTGGCAGAAGTGTCCAACTGCATAACGCGGCTGCGCATTGTTGTAATTGACAGTGCCAAAGTTGACCAGCAGGCACTGAAATCTATACCGGGAGTAAAAGGCATCATCGGCAAGGACAAGGCTGTGCAGGTGGTCATCGGTTTGCAAGCAGAGCACATTGCCAATGAGATCAAGGAGGAAATGAAAAGATGA
- a CDS encoding FAD-dependent oxidoreductase, giving the protein MEKSFSIPISRRAFMKLVGMGTVGVLAETALPNGKAAAAPAGVNGEGLPTLMTADVCVVGGGAAGTAAAISAARTGAKVVLVERGISLGGLATQGCVFPCMPTYAFDSDTPYIKELNKRIEAKAGFSPVPNVPETDTHYGEGLGVYAPELLTEVYDEWCEETGATILYDAALAGAVVEAGTITACVVQTVEGLGKIQAKTFIDATGDALLSRFAGVPTEKGSETNGRNQPMSLRFEMGGVDVPKVQHFFHDTLKDTWLEENWSKKFKEDVKKGRDPFWEFAKWKKTENLFREAVKKGELTEDDILYIQAFSVPGKPYTMSMNCPEMPPLMFSATDAVSRSKAVSFGRKMMRRLAAYFKGNIPGFEKAYISREASMVGVRESWRIRGKYYMEADDYLKARHFPDAVCRTAYPIDIHDVKLDLFEKLKKGQYYEIPYRALVTNEMSNLLVVGRCASGSFAAQASFRIQPTCMSMGEAAGLAAAWGLSQGVPVNEVKWEDIPAEKRSYVSQ; this is encoded by the coding sequence ATGGAAAAATCATTTTCAATTCCGATTTCCCGCCGGGCATTTATGAAACTGGTGGGGATGGGAACCGTGGGGGTGTTGGCGGAAACGGCCCTGCCGAACGGCAAAGCCGCAGCAGCCCCGGCAGGAGTGAATGGCGAAGGCCTGCCTACTTTGATGACCGCTGATGTCTGCGTGGTTGGTGGCGGTGCGGCAGGGACGGCGGCGGCCATCAGCGCGGCACGCACAGGAGCAAAGGTTGTGCTGGTCGAGCGGGGGATTTCCCTTGGCGGCCTGGCCACCCAAGGGTGCGTTTTTCCTTGTATGCCTACTTATGCATTTGATAGCGATACTCCTTATATAAAAGAACTTAACAAACGCATAGAGGCTAAGGCGGGATTTTCGCCTGTGCCCAATGTCCCGGAAACGGACACACATTATGGTGAGGGGCTGGGAGTTTATGCGCCGGAATTGCTGACAGAAGTCTATGATGAATGGTGCGAGGAAACGGGAGCAACGATTTTATATGATGCTGCTCTTGCGGGCGCGGTTGTAGAAGCCGGAACCATCACTGCCTGTGTGGTGCAGACAGTAGAGGGGCTGGGGAAAATCCAAGCCAAGACTTTTATTGATGCCACAGGTGATGCTCTGTTGTCGCGATTTGCCGGGGTTCCCACGGAAAAAGGTTCGGAAACAAACGGGCGCAACCAACCTATGAGCCTGCGCTTCGAGATGGGAGGCGTAGATGTACCGAAAGTGCAGCATTTCTTTCATGATACACTGAAGGACACCTGGCTGGAAGAAAACTGGTCAAAAAAATTTAAGGAAGATGTGAAAAAAGGCCGCGATCCGTTTTGGGAATTTGCCAAATGGAAGAAAACAGAGAATCTCTTTCGGGAAGCCGTCAAGAAAGGCGAGCTCACGGAAGATGATATTCTGTATATCCAGGCATTTTCTGTACCGGGCAAGCCATACACCATGTCTATGAACTGTCCGGAAATGCCTCCGCTGATGTTTTCGGCCACAGATGCTGTTTCGCGCAGCAAGGCAGTATCTTTCGGGCGGAAGATGATGCGCCGTTTGGCAGCTTATTTCAAGGGTAATATTCCCGGCTTCGAAAAAGCCTATATCAGCCGCGAAGCCAGTATGGTAGGCGTGCGCGAGTCTTGGCGGATTCGTGGGAAGTACTATATGGAAGCCGATGATTATCTGAAGGCACGCCATTTTCCCGATGCAGTCTGCCGAACGGCGTACCCTATCGATATTCATGATGTGAAGCTGGATTTGTTTGAAAAGCTGAAGAAGGGACAGTATTACGAAATTCCCTATCGTGCCTTGGTGACCAATGAGATGTCCAACCTGTTGGTGGTAGGACGCTGTGCCAGCGGCAGCTTCGCTGCCCAGGCTTCCTTCCGGATACAGCCCACCTGTATGAGCATGGGAGAGGCAGCCGGCCTTGCGGCAGCTTGGGGACTTTCCCAGGGCGTTCCCGTAAATGAAGTGAAATGGGAAGATATACCCGCAGAAAAACGCAGTTATGTAAGCCAATAA
- a CDS encoding serine hydrolase domain-containing protein — MKKKITVIVLAMFCLLMNTCLAMSKESKADLDNELAQMVGDTGTKVPGLGVIAFKDGKEVYSSFQGSAIIDSQNPQKNHPFTRESRFRVASVSKMFTVFTIMQLVEQGKLNLDDDVSKYLGFTLRNPNYPDTPITVRMLASHQSSLRDGKIYSIPPQMGLQEFFRKDGKFYEDGAHFAPAGQEPGKYFAYSNLNYGLLGTIIEKVTGERFDQYQKNHILKQLDIKADYLPGNFSQKEFKKLGAVYQKKDTSSVWNENGPWRATQDGYPEGQPAKDTVSLQNPYAEDFQDTYSLKDYVPGTNATVFSPAGGLRISCEELSHALSMLLNNGTYKGRQVLSPASVKAMLGREWIYDDKTKNGNNYGGTILSYGLGIYQMDGNSTARFCKDTEIDLVGHTGEAFGLLSMLAIRPNTKDGYVYIMNGEAIEEDEDARSAGKFSNNYIWEETLGDAICRNVFVR, encoded by the coding sequence ATGAAGAAAAAAATCACCGTGATTGTACTGGCAATGTTCTGCCTGCTCATGAACACCTGTCTGGCTATGAGCAAGGAAAGCAAGGCCGATTTAGACAACGAGCTTGCCCAAATGGTCGGGGATACCGGAACCAAAGTTCCAGGGCTAGGGGTAATCGCCTTTAAGGATGGCAAAGAAGTTTACAGCAGCTTTCAAGGTTCAGCTATTATCGACAGCCAAAATCCACAAAAAAATCACCCCTTTACCCGCGAAAGCCGTTTTCGCGTAGCTTCCGTCTCCAAGATGTTTACCGTGTTCACGATTATGCAGCTGGTCGAACAGGGGAAACTTAATCTGGACGACGATGTGAGCAAATATTTGGGCTTCACCCTCAGAAACCCCAATTACCCGGATACGCCCATTACTGTGAGAATGTTGGCTTCTCACCAGTCCTCTTTGCGTGATGGCAAGATTTACAGCATTCCGCCACAGATGGGGCTGCAAGAATTCTTCCGCAAAGACGGCAAGTTCTACGAAGATGGCGCGCACTTTGCACCTGCCGGCCAGGAACCGGGCAAATACTTTGCCTACAGCAATCTGAATTACGGCCTTTTAGGAACCATCATCGAAAAAGTTACAGGCGAACGCTTTGACCAATATCAAAAGAACCATATCTTAAAACAGCTGGATATAAAAGCTGACTATCTGCCTGGTAACTTCAGCCAGAAGGAATTCAAAAAACTCGGCGCAGTTTACCAGAAAAAAGATACCTCCAGCGTCTGGAATGAAAACGGGCCCTGGCGCGCTACGCAGGATGGTTATCCGGAGGGACAGCCGGCCAAGGATACTGTTTCCTTGCAAAATCCTTATGCGGAGGACTTTCAGGACACCTACAGCCTGAAGGATTATGTTCCCGGCACCAATGCTACGGTGTTTTCCCCGGCAGGCGGCTTGCGTATTTCCTGTGAGGAGCTTTCCCATGCGCTTTCCATGCTGCTTAACAATGGTACCTACAAAGGCCGGCAGGTTCTCTCCCCGGCTTCTGTTAAGGCCATGCTGGGCCGAGAATGGATTTATGACGACAAAACCAAGAACGGCAACAACTACGGCGGCACGATTCTCTCCTATGGTTTGGGCATTTACCAGATGGACGGCAATAGCACAGCCAGATTCTGCAAGGATACGGAGATTGATCTGGTGGGACACACCGGTGAAGCTTTCGGCCTGCTCTCCATGCTGGCTATCCGTCCGAACACCAAAGATGGCTATGTCTACATCATGAACGGCGAAGCCATCGAAGAGGATGAAGATGCACGCAGCGCTGGTAAATTCAGCAACAACTACATCTGGGAAGAAACCCTTGGCGATGCTATTTGCCGCAATGTGTTTGTCCGCTGA
- a CDS encoding phosphatase PAP2 family protein, with amino-acid sequence MNFDQTLLLFIQDYLRSDFLSSLFCSITILGNKGAIWLVFLLMLLIYPRTRKLGLIAGLSLLVCVSLGEILKYTVMRPRPFLEIPELVPLVAPPTSYSFPSIHTVSSFSVAWIILWSPLSGKVRYAVFSFALLMAFSRLYVGVHYPSDVLAGMLLALAGSCTVWHWKRHLLKN; translated from the coding sequence ATGAACTTTGACCAGACGTTGTTGCTTTTCATTCAGGATTACCTGCGCTCCGACTTTCTTTCTAGCCTATTCTGTTCCATTACCATTCTGGGCAATAAAGGCGCCATCTGGCTGGTATTCCTGCTGATGCTGCTCATCTATCCCAGAACCAGGAAGCTGGGGCTGATAGCAGGGCTTTCCCTGCTTGTCTGTGTAAGTTTGGGTGAAATCCTCAAATATACAGTCATGCGGCCCCGTCCCTTTCTGGAAATCCCAGAGCTTGTTCCCCTGGTAGCTCCTCCAACTTCTTACTCCTTCCCATCCATCCACACGGTTTCTTCTTTTTCCGTGGCCTGGATTATCCTGTGGTCACCTCTATCAGGCAAGGTGCGCTATGCAGTATTTTCCTTTGCCCTGCTCATGGCTTTTTCACGCTTGTATGTGGGGGTTCACTACCCTTCCGATGTGCTGGCCGGCATGCTGCTTGCCCTGGCAGGCAGCTGCACCGTCTGGCATTGGAAGAGGCATCTGCTGAAAAACTGA